Proteins encoded by one window of Lycium barbarum isolate Lr01 chromosome 11, ASM1917538v2, whole genome shotgun sequence:
- the LOC132620286 gene encoding pentatricopeptide repeat-containing protein At5g59600-like isoform X1: MNLCLLSPIDLSVTRFGLLLQKCLKAKLLQPCKQIHALMLTSHTDMNVFSLNSKLVGAYASCGDLGSAELVFQRTTNANVFAFNWMMSALAFLGYNEKSIGYFSLLQQSRTIPNKYTCAIVLKACVGLMDLKKGKEVHSMIYRMGFESELSVANALIDMYGKCGNTEYARLVFNDMVEGDIVSWTSMIYSYANMGKIEESFILFEKMRLEGIRPNDFTWNVMIAGYARKGDCDTAFMLFTKMSKEGLTPDLVTWNAMISGYVQSQRSTEALALLQDMLDAGVKPNEVTLTGLLPVCGLTDSACTGKEIHGLVYRLELFANVFVASALIDMYSRCGSVEDAWNVFTSVPFKNVASWNAMIGCYGKHGRVEHAIKLFENMQYEGVLPNEVTLTSLLSACSHGGLVEKGLKIFWSMEESYGVRARKEHYACVIDLLCRVGRLEVAYDIIKDMTIEVTDSIIGAFFSGCKVYARRDLAEKMAKDILQMDLKKPVSLVALSNIYAAEGEWENVENVRNVMKDKGFNKMPGSSWL; this comes from the coding sequence TTGTGCCTCTTATCCCCAATCGACCTGTCTGTAACCAGATTCGGTTTATTATTACAAAAATGTTTGAAAGCGAAGTTGCTGCAACCATGCAAGCAAATTCATGCATTGATGTTAACATCACACACTGACATGAATGTTTTTTCCCTGAATTCGAAGCTCGTTGGTGCCTATGCAAGTTGCGGGGATCTAGGTTCTGCTGAGCTTGTGTTCCAAAGAACCACAAACGCGAATGTTTTTGCGTTTAATTGGATGATGTCAGCTTTAGCATTCCTTGGCTACAATGAGAAATCGATTGGCTACTTCTCTCTTCTTCAACAATCAAGAACAATTCCGAATAAGTACACGTGTGCTATTGTGTTGAAAGCGTGTGTTGGTCTAATGGATctgaaaaaaggaaaagaagtgcACAGTATGATATATAGAATGGGATTTGAGTCAGAGTTATCGGTTGCCAATGCCTTGATTGACATGTATGGTAAATGTGGCAACACAGAATATGCTCGTTTAGTTTTTAATGATATGGTTGAGGGAGATATTGTATCCTGGACATCCATGATATATTCATATGCTAACATGGGAAAAATTGAAGAATCCTTTATTTTGTTTGAAAAGATGAGGTTAGAAGGCATAAGGCCTAATGATTTTACATGGAACGTAATGATCGCTGGATACGCTAGGAAAGGAGATTGTGACACAGCTTTCATGTTATTCACTAAAATGAGTAAAGAGGGGTTGACTCCAGATTTGGTTACTTGGAATGCAATGATTTCAGGGTATGTTCAGAGCCAAAGATCAACTGAAGCATTAGCATTATTGCAGGACATGTTGGATGCTGGAGTCAAGCCTAATGAAGTCACTCTCACTGGGCTTCTTCCTGTGTGTGGGTTGACTGACTCTGCATGTACGGGGAAAGAAATTCATGGCTTAGTATATAGATTAGAGCTTTTTGCTAATGTCTTTGTTGCTAGTGCTCTCATTGACATGTACAGTAGATGTGGTAGCGTGGAAGACGCTTGGAATGTTTTCACTTCTGTTCCTTTCAAGAATGTTGCATCATGGAATGCTATGAtaggatgttatggaaagcaTGGCAGAGTAGAACATGCAATCAAACTTTTTGAGAACATGCAGTATGAAGGAGTGCTGCCAAATGAAGTAACCTTAACTTCTCTTCTTTCTGCATGTAGTCATGGTGGTTTAGTTGAGAAAGGTTTGAAGATCTTTTGGTCCATGGAGGAGTCTTATGGCGTTAGAGCAAGGAAAGAGCATTATGCTTGTGTTATTGATCTTTTGTGTCGTGTCGGGAGGCTGGAGGTGGCTTACGATATAATCAAAGATATGACGATAGAAGTTACAGATTCAATTATCGGGGCTTTCTTCAGTGGTTGTAAGGTCTATGCCAGGAGAGATCTTGCTGAAAAGATGGCTAAGGATATATTGCAGATGGATCTGAAGAAGCCTGTAAGTCTTGTAGCCCTTTCAAACATTTATGCTGCTGAGGGAGAGTGGGAGAATGTTGAGAATGTGAGGAACGTGATGAAGGACAAGGGATTCAATAAGATGCCTGGTTCCAGTTGGTTGTAG
- the LOC132620286 gene encoding pentatricopeptide repeat-containing protein At5g59600-like isoform X2 has translation MMSALAFLGYNEKSIGYFSLLQQSRTIPNKYTCAIVLKACVGLMDLKKGKEVHSMIYRMGFESELSVANALIDMYGKCGNTEYARLVFNDMVEGDIVSWTSMIYSYANMGKIEESFILFEKMRLEGIRPNDFTWNVMIAGYARKGDCDTAFMLFTKMSKEGLTPDLVTWNAMISGYVQSQRSTEALALLQDMLDAGVKPNEVTLTGLLPVCGLTDSACTGKEIHGLVYRLELFANVFVASALIDMYSRCGSVEDAWNVFTSVPFKNVASWNAMIGCYGKHGRVEHAIKLFENMQYEGVLPNEVTLTSLLSACSHGGLVEKGLKIFWSMEESYGVRARKEHYACVIDLLCRVGRLEVAYDIIKDMTIEVTDSIIGAFFSGCKVYARRDLAEKMAKDILQMDLKKPVSLVALSNIYAAEGEWENVENVRNVMKDKGFNKMPGSSWL, from the coding sequence ATGATGTCAGCTTTAGCATTCCTTGGCTACAATGAGAAATCGATTGGCTACTTCTCTCTTCTTCAACAATCAAGAACAATTCCGAATAAGTACACGTGTGCTATTGTGTTGAAAGCGTGTGTTGGTCTAATGGATctgaaaaaaggaaaagaagtgcACAGTATGATATATAGAATGGGATTTGAGTCAGAGTTATCGGTTGCCAATGCCTTGATTGACATGTATGGTAAATGTGGCAACACAGAATATGCTCGTTTAGTTTTTAATGATATGGTTGAGGGAGATATTGTATCCTGGACATCCATGATATATTCATATGCTAACATGGGAAAAATTGAAGAATCCTTTATTTTGTTTGAAAAGATGAGGTTAGAAGGCATAAGGCCTAATGATTTTACATGGAACGTAATGATCGCTGGATACGCTAGGAAAGGAGATTGTGACACAGCTTTCATGTTATTCACTAAAATGAGTAAAGAGGGGTTGACTCCAGATTTGGTTACTTGGAATGCAATGATTTCAGGGTATGTTCAGAGCCAAAGATCAACTGAAGCATTAGCATTATTGCAGGACATGTTGGATGCTGGAGTCAAGCCTAATGAAGTCACTCTCACTGGGCTTCTTCCTGTGTGTGGGTTGACTGACTCTGCATGTACGGGGAAAGAAATTCATGGCTTAGTATATAGATTAGAGCTTTTTGCTAATGTCTTTGTTGCTAGTGCTCTCATTGACATGTACAGTAGATGTGGTAGCGTGGAAGACGCTTGGAATGTTTTCACTTCTGTTCCTTTCAAGAATGTTGCATCATGGAATGCTATGAtaggatgttatggaaagcaTGGCAGAGTAGAACATGCAATCAAACTTTTTGAGAACATGCAGTATGAAGGAGTGCTGCCAAATGAAGTAACCTTAACTTCTCTTCTTTCTGCATGTAGTCATGGTGGTTTAGTTGAGAAAGGTTTGAAGATCTTTTGGTCCATGGAGGAGTCTTATGGCGTTAGAGCAAGGAAAGAGCATTATGCTTGTGTTATTGATCTTTTGTGTCGTGTCGGGAGGCTGGAGGTGGCTTACGATATAATCAAAGATATGACGATAGAAGTTACAGATTCAATTATCGGGGCTTTCTTCAGTGGTTGTAAGGTCTATGCCAGGAGAGATCTTGCTGAAAAGATGGCTAAGGATATATTGCAGATGGATCTGAAGAAGCCTGTAAGTCTTGTAGCCCTTTCAAACATTTATGCTGCTGAGGGAGAGTGGGAGAATGTTGAGAATGTGAGGAACGTGATGAAGGACAAGGGATTCAATAAGATGCCTGGTTCCAGTTGGTTGTAG
- the LOC132620440 gene encoding heterogeneous nuclear ribonucleoprotein 1-like gives MGSRKNDFGDGASPGKIFIGGLAKETTLEQFVKYFEKYGEIIDSVIMKDRHTGRPRGFGFITYADPSVVDTVIAENHIINDKQVEIKRTIPKGSTDSKDFKTKKIFVGGIPTTMTEDEFKEFFSKFGKVTEYEIIRDHVTKRSRGFGFIVFDNEQVVDNLLAEGNRIDMMGTQVEIKKAEPKKPSNPASAPAYGSNSRGRGYGDSYGGFADSYSGFDSGGFGPASYRSFGSRFGDYGGYGAGDFGGRYGDFGGSDFGGYRGDPSLGYSSRLGSYAGGYGGGYGSSGLGAYGRGGGYGGYGGAGPGAGYDSGPGASYGGPGGLYGSRGGGYSGRYHPYAR, from the exons ATGGGTTCTAGAAAGAACGATTTTGGTGATGGTGCTAGTCCTGG AAAAATCTTTATTGGAGGTCTAGCGAAAGAGACGACGTTAG AACAATTTGTGAAGTACTTTGAGAAGTATGGGGAGATAATAGACTCGGTGATTATGAAAGATAGGCATACAGGTAGACCCAGAGGTTTTGGGTTCATCACTTATGCGGATCCTTCTGTTGTAGACACTGTTATAGCAGAAAACCATATTATCAATGACAAACAA GTTGAGATTAAAAGAACCATTCCCAAAGGATCTACTGATTCAAAGGATTTTAAAACAAAGAAGATTTTCGTTGGTGGCATTCCTACTACCATGACTGAAG ATGAATTCAAGGAGTTCTTCTCCAAGTTTGGGAAAGTAACAGAATATGAGATCATACGAGATCACGTAACCAAGCGTTCTAGAGGCTTTGGATTTATTGTGTTTGATAATGAACAAGTAGTTGATAATTTGCTGGCTGAGGGAAATAGGATTGACAtgatgggtactcag GTTGAGATCAAGAAAGCAGAACCAAAGAAACCCTCAAACCCAGCATCAGCTCCTGCATATGGTAGTAACTCTAGGGGGCGTGGATATGGTGATAGTTATGGAGGATTTGCCGATTCATATAGCGGTTTTGACAGTGGCGGTTTTGGCCCTGCTTCTTATAGGTCGTTTGGATCTAGGTTTGGTGACTATGGAGGATACGGTGCAGGAGACTTTGGCGGTAGATATGGAGACTTTGGCGGTAGTGATTTTGGTGGTTACCGTGGAGACCCCTCACTCGGTTATTCTAGTCGCCTTGGCTCATACGCCGGTGGTTATGGTGGGGGATATGGTAGCAGCGGGCTAGGAGCATATGGCCGTGGAGGTGGTTATGGGGGTTATGGTGGAGCTGGCCCTGGTGCTGGTTATGATTCTGGCCCTGGTGCTAGTTATGGTGGACCAGGAGGTTTATATGGAAGTAGGGGAGGAGGGTATAGTGGCCGTTACCATCCTTACGCCAGGTAG